Proteins co-encoded in one Arachis hypogaea cultivar Tifrunner chromosome 13, arahy.Tifrunner.gnm2.J5K5, whole genome shotgun sequence genomic window:
- the LOC112792782 gene encoding potassium transporter 5-like, translated as MEGMKSEKETLASSNSEPKKKKIISDRKASWGKLVGRVDSLNLEAARIPSTYHRHLISWRTTLSLAFQSIGVIYGDIGTSPLYVYSSTFTDGIKNTDDLLGCLSLIIYTIALVPFLKYICIVLWANDNGDGGTFALYSLICRYAKVSLIPNHQPEDMQLSNYKLETPSNQLKRAQKIKDKLENSKFAQLLLFVVTIMSTSMVIGDGILTPSISVLSAVGGIKSKSESLGQGAVVGISIAILIILFCVQRYGTDKVGTTFAPIIIVWFSFIGGIGLFNLFKYEVGVLRALNPKYIVDYFRRNGKDGWISLGGIFLCITGTEAMFADLGHFSVRAVQLSFSFITFPALVCAYSGQAAYLRKFPDHVANTFYDSIPSAIYWPTFVVAVAAAIIASQAMISGAYSIIQQSLSLGCFPSVSVIHTSAKYEGQVYIPEINYILMISCVIVTAAFQTTNNIGHAYGIAVCMVMLVTTAMVALIMLVIWKTNIWWIVLFVLVFGSIEIVYLSSMLTKFIQGGFLPLVLALFLMAIMAIWHYTHKKRYMFEANNKVSSEHLREIVSKQVVSRIPGVALLFSELVEGVPPIFAKVVANIPHIHSVVVFVSMKSIPISKVALEERFLFRQVQPKEYRIFRCVVRYGYNDVIGEPKEFEEQLVQQLKEFLRLQNFTHVYEGVGVGDAEHPDYHLQVSIQQQQSSSEWFAKDGKGSSNRIMPASFCSHQVEDQVVQSQSGQQHSRSNPAINVSHASSGSIQSFGAVSRISNPTLQVIEEEIAFVQKAMERSVVYMLGEAEVVADPNASVLKKIVVNHIYSFLRRNFRQGEHLIAIPRSKLLRIGMTYEI; from the exons ATGGAAGGCATGAAGAGTGAGAAGGAAACACTAGCATCAAGTAATAGCGAGcctaagaagaagaagataattaGTGATAGAAAGGCTTCTTGGGGTAAGCTTGTTGGCCGTGTTGATTCCCTCAATTTGGAGGCTGCAAGAATTCCTTCCACCTATCACCGCCATTTG ATAAGTTGGAGAACAACATTGAGCTTAGCATTTCAAAGCATAGGGGTGATATATGGGGACATTGGAACATCTCCACTTTATGTGTATTCAAGTACCTTCACCGATGGTATAAAAAACACTGATGATCTTCTTGGATGCCTCTCTCTCATCATCTATACCATTGCACTCGTTCCCTTCCTTAAGTATATTTGCATCGTTCTGTGGGCTAATGACAACGGTGATG GTGGGACATTTGCATTGTACTCTTTGATTTGCCGGTACGCTAAGGTGAGCTTAATTCCAAATCATCAACCAGAGGATATGCAACTTTCAAATTACAAACTGGAAACACCATCAAACCAATTAAAGAGGGCACAAAAGATTAAGGACAAGCTAGAGAATAGTAAGTTCGCTCAGCTTCTGCTTTTTGTTGTGACTATCATGTCAACCTCTATGGTCATCGGAGATGGAATTCTCACACCATCCATTTCAG TACTTTCTGCAGTTGGCGGGATCAAATCAAAGAGTGAATCACTTGGCCAAG GTGCTGTTGTGGGGATCTCAATAGCAATCTTGATAATTTTGTTCTGTGTTCAAAGATACGGCACTGATAAAGTGGGCACAACGTTTGCCCCAATAATCATTGTGTGGTTTTCATTCATTGGAGGCATAGGCCTCTTCAACTTGTTCAAATATGAAGTTGGTGTGCTTCGAGCTTTGAATCCAAAGTACATTGTAGATTACTTCAGAAGGAATGGTAAAGACGGATGGATTTCTCTGGGTGGAATTTTTCTATGCATTACAGGGACTGAGGCCATGTTTGCAGACTTGGGTCACTTCAGTGTACGAGCAGTTCAA CTTAGTTTCTCCTTTATTACATTTCCTGCACTAGTGTGTGCATACAGTGGACAAGCTGCATATCTTAGGAAGTTCCCGGACCATGTGGCGAATACATTTTATGACTCGATACCTA GTGCAATATATTGGCCAACATTTGTTGTGGCAGTTGCTGCTGCCATCATTGCAAGCCAGGCTATGATTTCAGGGGCATATTCTATAATCCAGCAGTCTCTAAGTTTGGGATGCTTCCCTAGTGTTAGTGTCATACATACCTCTGCCAAGTATGAAGGTCAGGTTTACATACCCGAGATCAACTACATTCTTATGATCTCGTGTGTCATAGTCACCGCCGCCTTCCAAACCACAAATAATATTGGCCATGCTTATG GGATTGCTGTGTGCATGGTGATGCTTGTCACAACGGCCATGGTTGCTCTTATAATGCTTGTTATATGGAAGACAAATATATGGTGGATTGTTCTTTTTGTTTTGGTATTTGGTTCGATCGAGATTGTGTATTTATcatccatgttaactaagttcaTTCAAGGAGGCTTTCTTCCACTAGTACTTGCTTTGTTCTTGATGGCTATCATGGCCATTTGGCATTACACACACAAAAAGAGGTATATGTTTGAGGCCAACAACAAGGTTTCTAGTGAACATCTAAGAGAAATAGTAAGCAAACAGGTTGTATCCAGAATACCTGGAGTAGCACTTCTATTCTCAGAGCTAGTTGAAGGAGTTCCACCCATTTTTGCTAAAGTTGTTGCCAACATACCTCATATCCACTCTGTTGTTGTGTTTGTTTCCATGAAGTCCATCCCTATTAGCAAAGTCGCATTAGAAGAGAGATTCCTTTTCAGACAAGTTCAGCCAAAGGAATATAGAATCTTCCGCTGTGTGGTGAGGTATGGCTACAATGATGTGATTGGGGAACCAAAAGAGTTTGAGGAACAATTAGTTCAACAGCTAAAAGAGTTTTTAAGACTTCAAAATTTTACTCATGTATACGAGGGGGTGGGAGTTGGTGATGCTGAGCATCCAGATTACCATTTGCAAGTGAGTATCCAACAACAGCAATCCAGCAGTGAATGGTTTGCTAAGGATGGAAAAGGTTCTTCTAATCGAATAATGCCTGCATCATTTTGTTCGCACCAAGTGGAAGACCAAGTGGTGCAGTCCCAATCTGGTCAACAACATTCAAGGTCTAACCCTGCCATAAATGTGTCCCATGCTTCATCAGGCTCCATTCAGTCATTTGGAGCAGTTAGTAGAATCTCAAACCCAACTCTGCAGGTAATAGAAGAGGAGATAGCATTTGTGCAGAAAGCAATGGAGAGAAGTGTGGTCTACATGTTGGGAGAAGCCGAGGTGGTGGCAGATCCCAATGCATCCGTTTTAAAGAAAATAGTGGTCAATCATATCTACAGTTTCTTGAGGAGAAACTTCAGGCAGGGAGAACATCTAATTGCAATCCCACGTTCAAAGCTACTCAGGATTGGAATGACATATGAGATATGA
- the LOC112792780 gene encoding uncharacterized protein has translation MSVPLFNVAPNLAVSRLCLGTMTFGEQNTLSQSFRLLDEAFDGGINFFDSAEMYPVPQRAETQGRSEEYLGRWIRERKIPRDRVVIATKVAGPSGQMTWIRGGPKCLDASNIIEAIDNSLLRMQMDYIDLYQIHWPDRYVPMFGETEYDPVRQYPSIGIDEQLEALGRAVKAGKIRYVGLSNETPYGMMKFIQVAEKDTCYPKIVTLQNSYNLLCRTFDSALAECCHQERISLLAYSPLAMGILTGKYFSPGGGSTDARLNLFKGKYSEGESRYNLSNKIIKAAAAEHLTIAKTYGLHPVSLAIAFVLRHPLVASAVFGATKSWQLQEVLNACKVELTSDVIEEINNIHSRLPNPCP, from the exons ATGTCAGTTCCTCTCTTCAACGTTGCTCCCAATCTTGCTGTTTCAAGACTATGCTTAG GAACGATGACTTTTGGGGAGCAGAACACACTGTCCCAGTCATTTCGCCTTCTTGACGAAGCCTTTGATGGCGGCATCAACTTCTTTGACTCTGCAGAAAT GTATCCGGTGCCTCAGCGGGCTGAGACTCAGGGTAGGAGTGAGGAATATCTTGGCCGGTGGATTAGAGAAAGAAAAATCCCCAGGGATCGTGTTGTAATTGCAACAAAG GTTGCTGGACCATCTGGGCAGATGACATGGATTAGAGGCGGTCCAAAATGTTTGGATGCCAGCAATATTATTGAAGCCATTGATAATAG TTTGTTACGCATGCAAATGGATTATATTGATCTTTATCAAATTCATTGGCCTGATCG GTATGTTCCAATGTTTGGAGAAACTGAGTATGACCCAGTTCGTCAATACCCTTCAATTGGTATAGATGAACAACTTGAAGCTCTCGGAAGAGCTGTCAAAGCTGGGAAG ATCAGATATGTTGGTCTTAGTAATGAAACTCCATATGGCATGATGAAATTTATTCAGGTTGCTGAAAAAGATACTTGCTACCCAAAGATAGTAACTCTGCAG AATTCATATAACCTGCTATGTAGAACTTTTGATTCTGCATTGGCTGAGTGCTGCCATCAGGAGAG AATAAGCTTGTTGGCCTACAGTCCCCTGGCAATGGGTATCCTTACAGGGAAATATTTTTCCCCCGGTGGTGGTTCGACAGATGCTCGGTTGAATCTTTTTAAAG GGAAATATTCAGAAGGAGAATCCAGATACAACTTGTCCAATAAAATTATAAAGGCTGCAGCTGCG GAGCACCTTACCATTGCAAAAACTTATGGTCTTCATCCTGTTTCTCTAGCAATAG CCTTTGTTTTGCGGCATCCACTCGTCGCCAGTGCTGTTTTCGGGGCAACTAAATCCTGGCAACTCCAGGAGGTGCTTAATGCATGCAAGGTTGAGCTCACATCTGACGTAATTGAAGAAATTAACAACATTCATTCAAGGCTTCCCAATCCATGTccctga
- the LOC112792783 gene encoding actin-depolymerizing factor 3-like produces the protein MANAASGMAVHDDCKLRFLELKAKRTHRFIVFKIEENQKQVIVEKLGEPAQGYEDFTACLPPNECRYAVYDFEYLTEGNVPKSRIFFIAWSPDTSRVRNKMIYASSKDRFKRELDGIQVELQATDPTEMDLDVFKSRAN, from the exons ATG GCAAATGCTGCTTCAGGAATGGCAGTCCATGATGACTGCAAGTTGCGGTTTTTGGAGCTCAAGGCAAAAAGGACTCACAGGTTCATAGTTTTCAAGATTGAGGAGAATCAGAAGCAAGTCATTGTAGAGAAGCTTGGTGAGCCAGCTCAAGGCTATGAAGATTTCACTGCTTGCCTCCCTCCTAATGAGTGCCGCTATGCTGTATATGATTTCGAGTACTTGACTGAAGGCAATGTTCCTAAAAGCAGGATTTTCTTCATTGCTTG GTCTCCTGACACATCAAGGGTTAGAAATAAGATGATTTATGCAAGCTCCAAAGACAGGTTCAAGAGAGAGCTCGATGGGATTCAAGTGGAGTTGCAAGCAACTGATCCTACTGAGATGGATCTCGATGTGTTCAAGAGCCGCGCCAACTAA